GGATTAGCTGATGTAGAGAAACCAGTGATCAAAAGTGTAACAGTAGATAAGAAGACAGCTAAGGTCGGAGATACAGTAACGTATACCGTAGTAGCGACAGATAAAGTGAAAATTGATAGAGTCTATATCGATCTGAAGAAACCACAGACAGGAAATACTGTGTTTGACCGTATGACAAGCATCGGCAATAATATGTATCAATATCAGATGACTGTAACGGATAGTAGTGAGACAGGAGAATGGGAAGTAGCATCGGTACTCGTATATGATGGATCAGAAAACTATACTAGAGATTATAACAAGAATATCGGATATGGTACGAAAGATTATAGTTCAGCGAAAGTTCAGATTACTGGTGGATTAGCAGATGTAGAGAAACCAGTGATCAAAAGTGTAACAGTAGATAAGAAGACAGCTAAGGTCGGAGATACAGTAACGTATACCGTAGTAGCGACAGATAATGTGAAAATTGATAGAGTCTATATCGATCTGAAGAAACCACAGACAGGAAATACTGTGTTTGACCGTATGACAAGTATCGGCAATAATATGTATCAATATCAGATGACTGTAACGGATAGTAGTGAGACAGGAGAATGGGAAGTAGCATCGGTACTCGTATATGATGGATCAGAAAACTATACTAGAGACTATAACAAGAATATCGGGTATGGTACGAAAGATTATAGCTCAGCAACTGTAAAAATAGGAAATAATATAACTGTAGAACAGCCAACGACAGAAAGACCAACGACAGAAAGACCAACGACAGAAAGACCAACGACAGAAAGACCAACGACAGAAAGACCAACGACAGAAAGACCAACGACAGAAAGACCAACGACAGAAAGACCAACGACAGAAAGACCAACAACCGAGAGACCGACAACAGAGAGACCAACAACCGAAAAACCAACGACAGAGAGACCGACAACAGAGAGACCAACAACCGAGAAGCCGACGACAGAAAAACCAACAACAGAGAAACCAACGACAGAGAAACCAGTTTCAACTGTGAAACCTAAACCGGTGAAAAATTCAAAGCCGGTTGTCAATCCTATAGATGACAATGATATTAAAGTTACAGGTAAAGCAAAATCTGGCAGCACGGTCTATGTTCTTGTGAAGAATAAAGTTATAGGTAAAGGGAATGCTAAAAACGGAACGTATACTATTTCAGTGAAAAAACAAAAAGCAGGAACTACAGTTAATGTCTATTCAATTTATAAAAAAGTAAAAAGTTCAACAGTGACTACAAAGGTGATAGATAGAACACCTCCAAGCTTTACGAAATTAAATAGGATTACAACAAAATCAAGAGTAGTTACAGGAAAAGGTGAAAAATCTGCATTCGTAACAGTAATTAAGAATCGTAAAGTGATTGCTAATGGTAAAGTGAATTCTAAAGGAACTTTCAACTTGAAAATTAAGGGTCAAAAGAAAGGTACTGTATTAACCGTATATTTGAAGGATAAAGCTGGTAATAGTAGCAAGAAGTCGATAAAGGTTACAGTAAAATAATCTAAAAGTTTAATAAGTAGATATACCATCTTTCGTTGATAATATCGAAAGATGGTATTTTGTATTTGTAAATGAAAGAACGAATATTGGAAAAGAAAATGATATTATGTCTAAATTAAACAAGAATTTCCTGTGGGAGCACTTGTTGCACATCAATATTCACGACAGGTTAAATGAAGAAACGCTATGGCATGATCTACGTCGACCGTGATAACGAATGGAGTGGGTCATTAGAGAGACGGAGAAAGAAATCATTTGAATGGTATTAACGTGTTATTCAGACAGATGGGGAAGAACTTTAGAAGTTTTAATATTAATCTTTCGCATATTATTAGAATTCATTTTACTTATCTCGTAAACTAAAATAGTAGTTAAAATTTGTGAAGGAGTGTTTCATGTGATGAAAATTCAAGATGTAAGTGAACTTCCTCAAGATGAGCAGTTAGCGTATAAAAAGTTTATTGAAGCCTTAAAAGAAAGTGATATTCCAACGAGTTCATATGTACGTATGAAGTTGTCTGCAATGGAAAATGAAACACTGGAACAAAGTAAGATCGGTGGTGTTCCTTTTCTCAAATCACTCGAAAATATTCCTGTTGATGCAAAGGATGAGAAAATGATACTACTCGCACAAATTAATTTAAGTGAATTACCCGCAGGTCAAACAGTGTTCCCAACAAATAAAGGAATATTACAATTTTGGATTAGTGGACATGACGAAGGCTATGGTATGGGGATTGAAGCGTTAGATGATACAGAGAATTCTAAATTAATTTACATTGAAGATATAGAAACAGACCTTTCATATGATGAAGTGAAAGCTTATATCGATAAGTTTGAATATGAAGATGAGAATATACCATTACAAGGTGCTTATAGCATTAGTTATAGTCTGGATGAACAAATGCTGACGCCTGTAGATTATCGTTTTAATAATCTCGTGATTCCAATTTGGAACAAGGTGAATCCTGAGTTTGAGATTGAGTCGTTATTTGATGGCTATGATGAATTGATGGAAGCGATATTTAAGACATTATTAAACGAAGAACCTTCTCATCAACTTGGAGGTTATCCGTATTTTGCTCAGGAAGATCCGAGAGAATTTGAAGAAGAATTGCAAGTATATGATCAGCTTGTACTTCAAATTGATTCTGAAGAAAAAGATGGGATAGAGATTGACTGGGGTGACGCTGGGACGGCAAATGTCCTGATGAAATCAGAAGATTTAAAAGCAATGAATTTTGAACATTATATTTATACGTGGGATACTTTATAAAAGAGTAAGGTGAGATGATCATTTATCTCATCTTTTTTAGTGGATTATATATTTTTATATGTATTTTATATGGAAAATATTACATAATAGTAGTAAGAATAAGAAAGGGTGATCTTAATGACAAATGTATGTAAAGACTATTTAAATTACTGGCGTTATTCACTCAATACAACGGAAGAAGCGAGTCGTTCTGAGTATTGGTTTCCAACACTTGCGCATGTGGCGTTCTTCTCATTATTGATGGCAGCAGACAAAGAAAACTATGACACAGAGCCTGGGGATCAGTTTATCCCTACACCGATAAATAAACTGTATACTGCATTTGCTGTACTGTCATTCATTCCAACTTACAGCGTATTTAGCAGACGTCTTAATCATCTTGGGATGAGTAAGTCTATTGCGAAACTCATCTATAGTGCGAATGCGTTAGGATATATTTACGTGTATTTCATGAATAAGAAAACACATAAAGAAATTGAAGCAATAGTAGGTGGACGTAAGAACTTTGCGATATTAGCAAGTATTGTGACGGTTGCATACACTTCGGAGCTGGTGCTGGCACTCAAGAAATAAGAATGATAATAAAGGGTGATCTGTGTAATAGAATTTTTCTATTACAGATCATCTTTTTATTTTGTGAACAATTTCACAAATGTGACACAATTTCTTTAGAAATAGGATAGTATTTCCATTTAATCCGTGGTAAATTATAGATGTAATTTAAGTGGCATTTAAATTTTTTTGAAGGTATTTGTGAAACGAATCACAATTAAAGTAAAAATAAAAAAACAAAAATGGAGGTTTTAATTATGGTAACTGCGTTAATTATTGCAATCGTCCTAGTGAATCTGTACTTCTTATTCTTCTTCGTGAAAGACGTTGCAGCCAACACTGCTGCAATGAAAGCTGAACCTGCGAATGCAAAAGCATTGCCGTTCAGTTCATTCATTATGTTCTTCTTATCTACATTTGGTATTTCTGACTTTGCGATTGGGACAGTTCTTTATGACAAATTGAAATGGGTGGATATTAAAAAGTTACCTGGTACATTGAACACGCAATGTGTAATTCCAGTAGCTGTAATGGCGATTTGTTATATCAGTTCAATAAATGTTGGCATTAAGACGTTAATAGTATGTATTATCTGTCAGGTCATCGGGGCGTATATTGGTCCACGTTTCGTCGTGAAATTACCTGCTGACATTATTAAAGTATTTATCGGATTTGGATTAGTGATTGCAGCACTGCTTATCTTTGCGGGTCAGATGAACTGGATTACTTCAAATGGTACTGCAACAGAGTTATATGGATTTAAATTAGTGTTAACTGGATTCTTATTATTCGTCTATGGGGCATTAAACAATATCGGTATTGGCTCATATGCGTTAACGATGGTAACTGTGTACTTAATGGGTATGGATCCTGTCGCAGCGTTCCCGATTATGATGGGTGCATGTACTTTCTCAGTTCCGGTAGGTAGTGTAGAATTCGTGAAGCTTCAGCATTACAGCAGAAAGATTACTTTATTTGCTGCAACGTTCGGTGTGCTCGGTGTATTATCAGCAGTATTCTTAGTGAAATCTCTAGATACTTATATGTTGAAATGGGTTGTAATTGCCGTATTACTATACAGTGCATATACAATGCTCGAATCACAATTTAAAAATCATATGAATAAAACAAAAATGGCTTAAAGGATTGATATTATGATTAACTTAACTAAAGAAGACGTTAAAGCATGTTTTACGATGAGAGATGCGATTGAAGCAGATAAAGAAGCACTCGCAAATTATTCTAAAGGACAGGCGATCGTCCCATTAAGAACGAATATTGATGTTGCGACAAGACATGGCCAGGCACTATTCATGCCGGGATATGTAGAAGGGGCTGAAGATGCTTTAGGTATTAAGATTGTGTCTGTATATCCTGACAATATTGAGAAAGGATTACCGAGTGTTCCTGCAACAATGATTGTTATGGACCCTGAAACTGGTATGGTGAATGGGATTATAGATGGCACGTATTTAACACAGCTTAGAACGGGAGCAGGCCAAGGTGCCGCAACAGAACTACTCGCACGTAAAGATGCTAAGATTGGTGCGTTGATTGGTACTGGAGGTCAAGCAGAGAGTCAGCTTGAAGCGATGCTGACGGTACGTGATCTTGAAGAAGTGAGAATCTTTGATATTGATTATGAACGTGCACAGCAGTTTGCTTATGAGATGGAAGAGAAGTTTCATGTTAAGATGATTGCGGTAGAGACGAGTGAGGCATGTGTAACCGATGCTGACATTATTACGAGCGTTACTACAAGTAAACGAGCAACATTTGATGCACAGTTCGTTAAACGTGGCGCACATATTAATGGTGTAGGTGCATACACTAAGGAAATGTGTGAAATTCCCCGAGAAATAATTAAAGCTGCAGATGTTGTTATCTTTGATACAACGGATGGCGTAATGAAAGAAGCGGGAGATTTTATCACCCCTGTTGAAGATGGATATATTGATGAAACAAAGTATAGTGGTGAACTTGGTGAATTGATCAATGGTGATATTAAAGGCCGTCAGTCTGATGAGGATATTACGATATTTAAGACAGTCGGTTCAGCTGTGCTGGATGTTGTAACAGCTTCGAAGATTATTAAGAGATATAATGAGCAAAAATAATGAAAAAAGATTAGATACAGAATGTCTTCATGTATCTAATCTTTTTTTCATAATGAATATAATAGTAATAAATTGTAAATAATAGTATGATTAAGAAAAAAACAAAGGAGACTAATATGGAATATACAATTCTCATATTATTTATTGCATTTACTATATTGATAATATATTTTGCTACAAAATTTTTACATAAAATAATGAATAAAAGATATGATTTCTATAAAATGTTTTCAATAGTGTTAATTGCAGTATTTATACCATTATTAGCTTATTTAATTTCGAGTGAAGTTATTAATTATTGGTCACAGCCAACTGATGAAGATCGTCAAAGGCTGGGAGAGATGACAACGAAAGTTATTTATAGTGAAGATTTTAAGAAGTTAGAAAAAACACGCATTATTTATAGTATTGAACCTTCAGTAAATCGTTATAATCGACAAGCTAATAATTACTTATACGATGTGTATGTTAAGACAGACAAAGAAACATATGGATTTAATTGCGATGACCTCGATAAAGATGACAAAGACCAACAATGCAAAATTGTAGATATATCAAGTTGGGGTTACTCTGAATATAGCGAAGAACAGCCATTCTTTAATGGATATAGAGGGTATAAAAATGGTATAAAGAGATAAGACCATTGTAGAAATGAGGCAAATTATGCTTAAAGTTATTAACATTCATAAACTTTACGGTAAAGATAAATGGGTTTTACGTGATTTGAGCTTTGAAGTTATGGATGGTGAATTTTTCGTACTTGTCGGGCCGAGTGGGTGCGGTAAGAGTACGTTGCTGAAGATGATTGCAGGGCTAGAGGATATTACTGAAGGTGAACTGTATATTGATGGTCAGCTTGCAAATCAGCTGCACCCTAAAGATCGTTCATTATCGATGGTGTTTCAGAACTATGCACTTTATCCGCATATGACTGTTGAGAAAAATATTTTATTCACATTAGAAAATCGTAAAGTACCTAAAGCATTACGTCATGATAAGATGATGGAAGCGGCGAAGCTTGTAGGTTTAGAAGATTACTTGAAGAAGAAACCAGGCGAACTCTCTGGTGGACAGCGTCAGCGTGTGGCATTAGCGCGTGCGATTGTCAGTGAATCGAAGCTGTGCTTAATGGACGAACCGTTATCAAACTTAGATGCAAAGTTGCGTGGACAGATGCGTGTTGAGTTACGACAGTTACAACAGCGTCTCGGTATGACGATGATTTATGTAACGCATGACCAAGTTGAGGCGATGACGATGAGTGATCGTATCATGGTGTTAAATGGTGGACATATCCAGCAAATCGGCACACCACTTGAAATCTACAATGAGCCAAATAATAAGTTCGTTGCGAATTTTATGGGATCTCCTGCAATGAATATTGTGCGTGGTAATGTAACTGGTAACGCAGTCCATTTCGGTGACTTTAATTTACCGATCAACATGCCGGTCGCTGAAGGTGCAATCGATGTAGGGTTCAGACCGGAAGATGTAGTGCGTGATGAAACGGGCACACTTGTTACCGTCACTGCGTGCGAGATGTTAGGTGATACGACGGTCGTTAACTTCATGATTAATGGAGAGAAATGTATCGCTAAGTTTTCAGAGCAAGTGCCGCTATCAATTGGTGACGAGATTCGCATCTCGATTAATGACAAGAAAATTAAATATTTCGATTCAGAAAATGGAACAGTGATTAAATAAACGGGCGATGGCTCGTTTATTTTTTTGGAATGATTGTTAACTTATATTAAAATTTAGTTTACAATATAATGGTGCAGTTATATTGAAAATGTATACAGGGGGGATTTTATGTTAGCACAACGTATTATTAAAGGAGATAGTATTTCAAAGGAAGAAGCATTATCGTTATTTGTCGATAATAATATAGATACTTATGACTTATTACATGAAGCATATCAAGTACGTAAGCATTATTTTGGTCGTCGAGTGAAGCTCAATATGATTCTTAACGCGAAGAGTGGGATTTGTCCGGAAGACTGTGGTTATTGTGGTCAGTCTAAGCTGATGAAGAATAAGGATAAATACTTGCTTGTTGACGAAGATCAGATAAAGTCAGGAGCAGACTTCTGTGCTACCCATGATATTGGTACGTATTGTATTGTTATGAGTGGTCGTGGTCCGAGTGATAAAGAGGTCGATCATATCGCGCATACTGTAGAAGCGATTAAACATGATCATCCGCAGCTTAAGATTTGTGCTTGTCTCGGTCTGACGAATGACGAACAGGCGAAGAAGTTAAAGTCGGCTGGTGTAGACCGTTATAATCACAATATTAATACGAGTGAAAATTATCATGATGAAGTTGTAACGACGCATACATATCAAGACCGTGTAGATACTATTGAGATTATGAAAGCCAACAATATTTCACCATGCTCAGGTGTAATATGTGGTATGGGAGAGACGGATGAAGATATTATTGATATGGCATTCGCGCTTAAAGCGAAAGATGCTGATAGTATACCGGTCAATTTCTTACATCCTGTTAAAGGAACAAAGTTTGGTAATGAAGATAATTTAACACCTGAACGTTGTTTAAGAATACTTTCGATGTTCCGATTAATTAACCCTGCTAAAGAAATCCGTATCGCTGGCGGGAGAGAAGTCAACTTAAGATCATTGCAGCCGCTTGCCATGCAGGCGGCAAACTCAATCTTCGTCGGCGACTATTTAATTACGAATGGACAGCCGAATGAACTTGATTATAAGATGCTGGAAGACTTAGGATTTACAATCGATACGAATATACCTGAATTAGTGTAGTGATGCCAGAAGATTAATGAAAAATAATCAATATTGTCAGCATTAATATGAAATTTCGTCATATTGCTAAAATCATATTGTAACGTGCACAATTTAATGGAATAATTTAATTTATCAAGTATTTAAGGAGTAATTATGTTAAAGAAAATTTTGTCTTCCATTTGTGCAGTAACAATTGTTAGTGTGGCAACCTATGCTTCTCAAGCAGAAGCGATTCCGACACAATATTATTATGACGGTGAGACACCGACAAACTTAGCGCGTGGCGGGAATATTGCTAAAACTTATCCAAATAGTATCTTAAGAATGAAACCTGCTGGACACAGTAATACATCTAAGTATAAAGCTGTTGGCTATGTGCAGAACTATAATGGCTTTAATGGTGGTAAAACGATGGGTAGCGGGACGGTAATTGATGATTATACGATACTGACGAATGCACATGTCATCGATAATCAGTATGGTAAAGCAACTGCTCCTCGCAATTTAAGATTCTATATGAACCGTGATGGTGGATATATCCCTTATATGTTTACAGTAAAGAAGATCAGAAAGATAAAGAACACAGATCTGGCATTGCTTTATACAAATAAGAAATTGAGTACTTATGTGCGTCCTATGGCGTTTGCTTCAGAAAGAGAAATTAATAGCTTAAAAAAAGGGACACCATTATATTCAGTAGGGTATCCGTACTATGCATCTTATGAAGGTTCTAGAAGATATTGGTATAGAGCCATCTTCTTAACATATACAACGAATAAGAAGGAACTGATGATGAAAGATAAAATACGAGGAGGTAACTCGGGTTCACCACTCGTGAACAGTAAATTTCGTATGTTCGGTGTCAGAACATATGGAGAACGTGTTGATGGCTACGATGAGAACAAATGGGCGAAGTATGAATTAGGTGGATCGATTGCATTAAAAGGTGCAGTACGTCAAGAAATTGTGAAATATAAATATTAAATATAAAGTGTAATGAATGTAAAAGGGTATCCGATAAATTTATCGGATACCCCTTTTTATTAATCATTACCATTATTGATAAGTGCAAATGGATAGACTCTGTCTGCGTATTCAAGAAGTTGAGAAGCAATAACTGTCAATGTCCAGCGAGAATTAACGGTATCATCAATGAGTAAGACTGTTCTACCTTTTAATCGTTCACCTTGTATCACTCTTACTGTTTCTGAAATATTTTGTTCCTGCATCATAGAATTCTTCATCTCATGCTGATATGCACCTGGCTTTATTTTTTCTACGGCGTCAATATAGTCGATAGAATGAATGTCAGCAATTTGCTCAGCCAGCTGTTTCACAAGATGATTTTGTCTCAGACTTGGTACAGCGACAATTGTGTCAATGTGATGATTTGCAATGATGTCTTTTAAGAAATGGCTCATCGTAGTCACTGTTTTACTGGAAAATTTCCCCGTATCTTTCTCCATTAATATTCTTTTGCCGATAGGTGAATATTGATCTGTTGTATATGTCCATCCTTGCTGCATTTGAAGTGTTTCGTCAATCTTTTTATTATATGCAGTTCGTTTGCGGGGCTGGATAACGCCATGAAGTTTATTTTTATAGTGTGTTGCGTCTTCTAAATATGGATTATCTATATTCGTTTCCACAAATACACGCTTTCTGCAGTATGTGCACATCCCGCACTGTTCTTTCTTATCGGGCGCGTCTAGTTCATCAGCAATATATTTCATATAACAGCCGTCATAATTGATAAACCGTCTTAAGTTTTCTAGTTCACCGAGTCTCGTATCATTCAGCTGTTTCTGTACACGAGCATTTTCAGCTGCATTAAACTGCTTTGATGTATTGATAATATATTTTCTTTTGTGCATATCGATATACTCATGCACATAGAGATACTTAAGTACATTAGAGAGCTTCGTAACATTTAAGTTAAAGTGCGGAAGAATGTCATTGCGTGACATGCCATCCGGATGTGCGCGTAAGAGCTCTAGAATTTGAGATAGAAGTTCCGGATCTTTGTTTGCGGATTAGATAAAAGACTTTATGATTTCTTCGTCTTCGTCTCCATGCAGCAGGATTGCAAGTGCAGGCTGTCCATCTCGACCAGCACGTCCAATCTGCTGATAATATGAGATTAAATTTTGTGGCAGTTGAAAATGCATCACAAATCCAATGTTTGATTTATCATAACCCATACCGAGTTTGATTGTCGCAACGATTACACGTGTCTCGCCATTATGGAATCGTGCAAGGACTGCCTCTTCTGTGTTCTCTCCGAATTCATCCTGCATCCCTGAATAATACGCTTCTGCATCGATATGATACTGTTGTAAAAAAGTTGCAACAGAATCGCATTCTTTCTTTGTCAGACAGTAGATGATACCTTGCGTCTTACTTAAAAATGGATGATGGAATAAGGCGTCTGTAATAAATGCGAGGCGTTCAACTTTCGACTGTGCTGGATTAATCTGTATCGCAATGTTGTCACGCATTAAATCACCACGAAACACAGAGAGATCATCGCCAAGCTGCATCTTTATATCATCTATAACACGGTTATTCGCCGTCGCTGTCGTTCCTAATACAGCAATGGAATCAGGTAATGTTTTCAGCAAGTTCACGATACGCTGATAATCTGGTCTGAAATCATGGCCCCAGTCGGAAATCGAATGCGCCTCATCGACAACAATCAGTTCGATATCATTGATGTTGGTGAGCGCTTCGATAAATTGTGGGTCGGACAGCTTTTCCGGAGAAACAATGATAGCATCTGCAAGGTGAAGCGTTGCGTAAATTGACTCCCACTCATCTCGATTATTGCTGTTGATTGTGACCACATCCAGCCCAAGTTTCTGTGCTGACGTTATCTGGTTATGCATAAGCGCTAATAAAGGACTGATGATGATCGTAGGACCAGCACCATGCTCTCTTAACAACTTCGTCGCGATAAAATATACGAT
Above is a window of Macrococcoides canis DNA encoding:
- a CDS encoding Ig-like domain-containing protein, which encodes MRKFLVCLISVLLVSLNVTGNFVQAAADVEKPVIKSVTVDKKSAKVGDTVTYTVVATDNVGVDRVYIDLKKPQTGNTVFDRMTSIGNNMYQYQMTVTDSSETGEWEVASVLVYDGSENYTRDYNKNIGYGTKDYSSAKVQITGGLADVEKPVIKSVTVDKKTAKVGDTVTYTVVATDKVKIDRVYIDLKKPQTGNTVFDRMTSIGNNMYQYQMTVTDSSETGEWEVASVLVYDGSENYTRDYNKNIGYGTKDYSSAKVQITGGLADVEKPVIKSVTVDKKTAKVGDTVTYTVVATDNVKIDRVYIDLKKPQTGNTVFDRMTSIGNNMYQYQMTVTDSSETGEWEVASVLVYDGSENYTRDYNKNIGYGTKDYSSATVKIGNNITVEQPTTERPTTERPTTERPTTERPTTERPTTERPTTERPTTERPTTERPTTERPTTERPTTEKPTTERPTTERPTTEKPTTEKPTTEKPTTEKPVSTVKPKPVKNSKPVVNPIDDNDIKVTGKAKSGSTVYVLVKNKVIGKGNAKNGTYTISVKKQKAGTTVNVYSIYKKVKSSTVTTKVIDRTPPSFTKLNRITTKSRVVTGKGEKSAFVTVIKNRKVIANGKVNSKGTFNLKIKGQKKGTVLTVYLKDKAGNSSKKSIKVTVK
- a CDS encoding YwqG family protein encodes the protein MKIQDVSELPQDEQLAYKKFIEALKESDIPTSSYVRMKLSAMENETLEQSKIGGVPFLKSLENIPVDAKDEKMILLAQINLSELPAGQTVFPTNKGILQFWISGHDEGYGMGIEALDDTENSKLIYIEDIETDLSYDEVKAYIDKFEYEDENIPLQGAYSISYSLDEQMLTPVDYRFNNLVIPIWNKVNPEFEIESLFDGYDELMEAIFKTLLNEEPSHQLGGYPYFAQEDPREFEEELQVYDQLVLQIDSEEKDGIEIDWGDAGTANVLMKSEDLKAMNFEHYIYTWDTL
- a CDS encoding DUF805 domain-containing protein → MTNVCKDYLNYWRYSLNTTEEASRSEYWFPTLAHVAFFSLLMAADKENYDTEPGDQFIPTPINKLYTAFAVLSFIPTYSVFSRRLNHLGMSKSIAKLIYSANALGYIYVYFMNKKTHKEIEAIVGGRKNFAILASIVTVAYTSELVLALKK
- a CDS encoding sulfite exporter TauE/SafE family protein — encoded protein: MVTALIIAIVLVNLYFLFFFVKDVAANTAAMKAEPANAKALPFSSFIMFFLSTFGISDFAIGTVLYDKLKWVDIKKLPGTLNTQCVIPVAVMAICYISSINVGIKTLIVCIICQVIGAYIGPRFVVKLPADIIKVFIGFGLVIAALLIFAGQMNWITSNGTATELYGFKLVLTGFLLFVYGALNNIGIGSYALTMVTVYLMGMDPVAAFPIMMGACTFSVPVGSVEFVKLQHYSRKITLFAATFGVLGVLSAVFLVKSLDTYMLKWVVIAVLLYSAYTMLESQFKNHMNKTKMA
- a CDS encoding ornithine cyclodeaminase family protein, coding for MINLTKEDVKACFTMRDAIEADKEALANYSKGQAIVPLRTNIDVATRHGQALFMPGYVEGAEDALGIKIVSVYPDNIEKGLPSVPATMIVMDPETGMVNGIIDGTYLTQLRTGAGQGAATELLARKDAKIGALIGTGGQAESQLEAMLTVRDLEEVRIFDIDYERAQQFAYEMEEKFHVKMIAVETSEACVTDADIITSVTTSKRATFDAQFVKRGAHINGVGAYTKEMCEIPREIIKAADVVIFDTTDGVMKEAGDFITPVEDGYIDETKYSGELGELINGDIKGRQSDEDITIFKTVGSAVLDVVTASKIIKRYNEQK
- a CDS encoding ABC transporter ATP-binding protein, yielding MLKVINIHKLYGKDKWVLRDLSFEVMDGEFFVLVGPSGCGKSTLLKMIAGLEDITEGELYIDGQLANQLHPKDRSLSMVFQNYALYPHMTVEKNILFTLENRKVPKALRHDKMMEAAKLVGLEDYLKKKPGELSGGQRQRVALARAIVSESKLCLMDEPLSNLDAKLRGQMRVELRQLQQRLGMTMIYVTHDQVEAMTMSDRIMVLNGGHIQQIGTPLEIYNEPNNKFVANFMGSPAMNIVRGNVTGNAVHFGDFNLPINMPVAEGAIDVGFRPEDVVRDETGTLVTVTACEMLGDTTVVNFMINGEKCIAKFSEQVPLSIGDEIRISINDKKIKYFDSENGTVIK
- the bioB gene encoding biotin synthase BioB translates to MLAQRIIKGDSISKEEALSLFVDNNIDTYDLLHEAYQVRKHYFGRRVKLNMILNAKSGICPEDCGYCGQSKLMKNKDKYLLVDEDQIKSGADFCATHDIGTYCIVMSGRGPSDKEVDHIAHTVEAIKHDHPQLKICACLGLTNDEQAKKLKSAGVDRYNHNINTSENYHDEVVTTHTYQDRVDTIEIMKANNISPCSGVICGMGETDEDIIDMAFALKAKDADSIPVNFLHPVKGTKFGNEDNLTPERCLRILSMFRLINPAKEIRIAGGREVNLRSLQPLAMQAANSIFVGDYLITNGQPNELDYKMLEDLGFTIDTNIPELV
- a CDS encoding S1 family peptidase — its product is MLKKILSSICAVTIVSVATYASQAEAIPTQYYYDGETPTNLARGGNIAKTYPNSILRMKPAGHSNTSKYKAVGYVQNYNGFNGGKTMGSGTVIDDYTILTNAHVIDNQYGKATAPRNLRFYMNRDGGYIPYMFTVKKIRKIKNTDLALLYTNKKLSTYVRPMAFASEREINSLKKGTPLYSVGYPYYASYEGSRRYWYRAIFLTYTTNKKELMMKDKIRGGNSGSPLVNSKFRMFGVRTYGERVDGYDENKWAKYELGGSIALKGAVRQEIVKYKY
- a CDS encoding type I phosphoribosyltransferase translates to MSRNDILPHFNLNVTKLSNVLKYLYVHEYIDMHKRKYIINTSKQFNAAENARVQKQLNDTRLGELENLRRFINYDGCYMKYIADELDAPDKKEQCGMCTYCRKRVFVETNIDNPYLEDATHYKNKLHGVIQPRKRTAYNKKIDETLQMQQGWTYTTDQYSPIGKRILMEKDTGKFSSKTVTTMSHFLKDIIANHHIDTIVAVPSLRQNHLVKQLAEQIADIHSIDYIDAVEKIKPGAYQHEMKNSMMQEQNISETVRVIQGERLKGRTVLLIDDTVNSRWTLTVIASQLLEYADRVYPFALINNGND
- a CDS encoding RecQ family ATP-dependent DNA helicase, which encodes MNIHDHALTLLQSSYGNDAQFREGQLEAIQAVIDKKKTLVIQKTGWGKSIVYFIATKLLREHGAGPTIIISPLLALMHNQITSAQKLGLDVVTINSNNRDEWESIYATLHLADAIIVSPEKLSDPQFIEALTNINDIELIVVDEAHSISDWGHDFRPDYQRIVNLLKTLPDSIAVLGTTATANNRVIDDIKMQLGDDLSVFRGDLMRDNIAIQINPAQSKVERLAFITDALFHHPFLSKTQGIIYCLTKKECDSVATFLQQYHIDAEAYYSGMQDEFGENTEEAVLARFHNGETRVIVATIKLGMGYDKSNIGFVMHFQLPQNLISYYQQIGRAGRDGQPALAILLHGDEDEEIIKSFI